A genomic region of Capnocytophaga canimorsus contains the following coding sequences:
- a CDS encoding ankyrin repeat domain-containing protein codes for MKKQLFLVFLWVFAFANAQQNTFHTADFWKLNPTVEQVKQKIAEGNSPTSLNERAYDAVSMAIINDASLEVISYLLSLEGNDVHKRTHDKRTYLFWAAMKGNLPLAEKLIKLGADVNLYDSHLYNPILFAAARGTDNQPVIELLIKNGADINYRNEQGANALLLAIGNMKDIKEADFFIKKGLSLKSTDHNGNNAAFYAARSGNETLVKQLKKRKINIKALNKKGENLMFAAAQGARMKTNTLDFFQFLEKQGISPNQPNNEGITPLMIVASSNKNLEVIDYFIKKGNDVNQVDKEGNTPLMWAALRNSREVVVTLTQHCKNIDTQNNEGFSALTQAVRGNTPEVVKFLLEKGADVTIKDKNQNTLAYHLLDNFSPRNLKAFEQKWKLLSDAGLDWTALQAGNNTLYHIAVEKSNTDLVQKVSNVNNSINTKNDEGLTPLQKAAMTAKNTDLLHLLLKLGADKSVTTDFGETVLELAQENEFLNQHNLDFLRD; via the coding sequence ATGAAAAAACAACTCTTTTTGGTATTTTTATGGGTGTTTGCTTTTGCAAATGCACAACAAAACACTTTCCACACTGCTGATTTTTGGAAGTTAAACCCCACAGTTGAACAGGTAAAACAAAAAATTGCAGAAGGCAACAGCCCTACTTCATTAAACGAACGTGCTTATGATGCCGTTTCAATGGCAATTATTAACGATGCTTCCTTAGAAGTAATTTCATATTTGCTATCGTTAGAGGGCAACGATGTACATAAACGTACTCACGACAAACGTACCTATCTGTTTTGGGCAGCTATGAAGGGGAATTTACCTTTAGCTGAGAAACTTATAAAATTAGGAGCAGATGTAAACCTATACGACTCACACCTATACAACCCCATTTTGTTTGCCGCAGCCCGTGGAACAGACAATCAACCTGTAATTGAGCTACTTATTAAAAACGGAGCAGATATTAACTATCGTAACGAGCAAGGGGCTAATGCTTTGCTTTTAGCTATCGGTAATATGAAAGACATAAAAGAAGCTGACTTTTTTATCAAAAAAGGATTATCCTTAAAAAGTACTGACCACAACGGAAACAACGCTGCATTTTATGCCGCTCGTTCAGGAAATGAAACTCTTGTTAAGCAACTTAAAAAACGAAAAATAAATATCAAAGCCCTGAATAAAAAAGGAGAAAACCTAATGTTTGCTGCTGCACAAGGTGCACGAATGAAAACCAACACCCTTGACTTTTTTCAATTTTTAGAAAAACAAGGTATTTCTCCAAACCAGCCTAACAATGAAGGAATAACCCCCTTAATGATTGTTGCTTCATCAAATAAAAATTTAGAGGTGATTGATTACTTCATCAAAAAAGGCAATGATGTAAATCAGGTAGATAAAGAAGGAAACACTCCTCTGATGTGGGCAGCCTTGCGCAACTCTCGCGAAGTGGTGGTAACACTTACTCAACATTGCAAAAATATCGACACTCAAAATAATGAAGGCTTTTCTGCCCTTACCCAAGCCGTGCGCGGCAACACCCCTGAAGTGGTAAAATTTTTGCTTGAAAAAGGAGCTGATGTAACAATTAAAGATAAAAATCAAAACACATTGGCATATCATTTGTTGGATAATTTCTCGCCTCGAAATCTGAAAGCTTTTGAACAAAAATGGAAACTTTTATCCGACGCAGGTTTGGATTGGACTGCCTTACAGGCTGGGAACAACACCCTGTACCACATCGCTGTAGAAAAAAGCAATACCGATTTAGTACAGAAAGTAAGTAACGTTAACAATTCTATAAACACTAAAAATGACGAAGGTTTAACGCCACTTCAAAAAGCAGCAATGACGGCAAAAAATACTGACCTATTACATTTATTACTTAAATTAGGAGCAGACAAATCCGTTACCACTGATTTTGGAGAAACTGTTTTAGAACTTGCTCAAGAAAATGAGTTTTTAAATCAGCACAACCTTGATTTCTTGAGAGATTAA
- a CDS encoding PepSY domain-containing protein has product MIFSLWRYAHLALALVASFFIFIASATGIILAIEPIENQLKPLKSAEFENTLLSQTLQAVKNKYPETVRLEVEHSGFVLIETINEQGENETFYIHPKTAEKIGSSSPKKPLYQFATTLHRSLFMGSVGRVIMAITSLLLLLIALTGIWLIIKRQKHWWRFFHKVIKDGFYPYYHVILGRWTLIPIVIISFTGIYLSIEKFSWLPDASPKHHFNPPQENLSKAEQEMGAFDKPLSQVKQLEFPFSDDPEDYFTLQLTHKELLIHPLSGEIISEYDYPLTKMISYYSFILHTGQGNIFWAIILIFTCFGLLFFMYSGFAITLKRKNTAIKNLYKKEDCPYLILVGSESGFTLAFADLLHQSLLKQGKKSFLTTMNAYTPYPKMKHLVMMTSTYGQGDAPSNANKFEDIFEKHPPMADFSFAVVGFGSYAYPDFCKFAFQTEILLRKLPNAQALLPIYTINNQSFEDFTQWVNLWAEKHQISLTIEANNLQRKKHKQQLFKVVQKSVINQDDTFLITLKIIGNKSFQSGDLLGITSDVDQRERLYSIGKISKKNILLSIKKHEKGLISNLLYTTTNIGDILKARIIKNTSFHFPHRTTKVMCIATGTGIAPFLGMMTHRPKAELYLFWGGKTQKSFEIYRPWISSKIFCEFAFSQNTPKQYVQDLISERRTLVAELLSQRGTIMICGSVAMQKEILEVLENICKNQLNKPLHHFQNRGQLRMDCY; this is encoded by the coding sequence ATGATTTTTTCCCTTTGGAGGTACGCTCATTTGGCACTGGCTTTGGTGGCTTCATTTTTTATTTTCATAGCTTCGGCAACAGGTATTATTTTAGCCATAGAACCGATTGAAAATCAACTAAAACCACTAAAATCAGCTGAATTTGAAAACACGCTTTTGAGCCAAACCCTACAAGCGGTCAAAAATAAATATCCTGAAACAGTTCGTTTAGAGGTAGAACATAGTGGTTTTGTGCTTATTGAAACCATAAATGAACAAGGCGAAAACGAAACCTTTTACATTCACCCCAAAACCGCAGAAAAAATAGGAAGCTCAAGCCCTAAAAAGCCTTTATACCAGTTCGCTACCACTCTGCATCGCTCTTTATTTATGGGTAGTGTAGGTCGGGTTATTATGGCAATTACTTCGCTTCTACTACTTTTAATAGCTCTTACGGGGATTTGGCTAATTATTAAACGTCAAAAACATTGGTGGCGTTTTTTTCATAAGGTAATCAAAGACGGTTTCTACCCTTACTATCACGTGATTTTGGGTAGATGGACGCTTATTCCTATTGTTATTATTTCTTTTACAGGGATTTATCTTTCAATCGAAAAATTTTCGTGGCTACCTGATGCCTCCCCAAAACACCATTTTAATCCCCCACAAGAAAACTTATCAAAAGCCGAGCAAGAAATGGGAGCTTTCGACAAACCGCTCTCACAAGTCAAGCAATTGGAATTTCCGTTTTCTGATGACCCCGAAGACTATTTTACCCTACAACTAACTCATAAAGAGTTACTGATTCACCCCCTTTCTGGCGAAATCATCAGCGAATATGATTATCCGTTAACCAAAATGATATCGTATTATAGCTTTATTTTACACACAGGTCAAGGGAACATTTTTTGGGCTATAATACTCATTTTTACTTGCTTCGGATTACTATTTTTTATGTACTCTGGGTTTGCCATCACTTTAAAACGAAAAAATACCGCAATAAAAAACCTTTACAAAAAGGAAGATTGTCCATATCTAATTTTGGTAGGCTCGGAAAGTGGCTTTACCCTTGCTTTCGCTGATTTATTGCACCAATCCCTTTTAAAACAAGGCAAAAAATCATTTCTTACCACAATGAATGCTTATACACCTTACCCAAAAATGAAGCATTTGGTGATGATGACTTCTACTTATGGGCAGGGTGATGCTCCTTCTAATGCAAATAAATTTGAAGACATTTTCGAAAAACATCCGCCGATGGCTGATTTTTCATTTGCCGTGGTGGGATTTGGCTCGTATGCCTATCCTGATTTTTGCAAATTTGCTTTTCAAACAGAAATTTTATTAAGAAAACTACCTAATGCTCAAGCTCTTTTACCTATTTATACCATAAATAATCAATCGTTTGAAGATTTTACGCAATGGGTAAATTTGTGGGCGGAGAAACATCAAATTTCGCTTACTATTGAAGCCAATAACTTACAAAGAAAAAAACACAAACAACAGCTTTTCAAAGTAGTTCAAAAATCAGTTATCAATCAAGACGATACATTTTTAATCACATTGAAAATTATTGGCAATAAAAGTTTCCAATCAGGTGATTTATTAGGAATTACTAGTGATGTTGACCAACGTGAACGATTATATTCTATCGGAAAAATTTCTAAAAAAAACATTTTGCTCAGTATCAAAAAACACGAGAAAGGACTGATTTCAAATTTACTATACACCACAACAAACATAGGCGATATCCTAAAAGCTCGTATTATAAAAAACACATCGTTTCACTTCCCACATCGAACTACAAAAGTAATGTGTATTGCCACTGGTACAGGAATCGCTCCTTTTTTAGGAATGATGACTCATCGCCCGAAAGCCGAGCTATACTTATTTTGGGGTGGAAAAACCCAAAAGTCTTTCGAAATTTATCGTCCTTGGATAAGCAGTAAAATATTTTGCGAATTTGCCTTTTCACAAAATACTCCAAAACAATACGTACAAGACTTA
- a CDS encoding DUF2271 domain-containing protein: protein MNLKKILLALVVVLTVFSFTSQQPSTKYKCMIQLTNYQGEGAYIVVSLLDPNGAYVKTLQVLGDDPEWYSDLPEWWKFYGKRETIDAITGATISGGQRAIKIIEIDDDKLNKGYKLRFETAVEDQKYYAKDVEFELTTENLKGKIEGNGYIRYVRMIPN from the coding sequence ATGAATTTAAAAAAGATATTATTGGCATTGGTAGTGGTTTTGACAGTATTTTCATTTACAAGCCAACAGCCTTCAACGAAATATAAATGTATGATTCAACTGACCAACTATCAGGGTGAGGGCGCTTACATCGTGGTGTCGCTACTCGACCCTAACGGAGCTTATGTAAAAACTTTGCAAGTATTGGGTGACGACCCCGAATGGTATAGTGATTTACCCGAATGGTGGAAATTTTACGGAAAACGAGAAACCATTGATGCCATTACTGGAGCAACCATCAGCGGCGGACAAAGAGCCATAAAAATTATTGAAATTGATGACGACAAACTTAACAAAGGCTACAAATTGCGTTTTGAAACAGCTGTGGAAGACCAAAAATACTACGCCAAAGATGTAGAGTTTGAACTCACTACCGAAAATCTAAAAGGGAAAATAGAAGGAAATGGATACATCCGTTATGTACGAATGATACCTAATTAG